From the Bacteroidales bacterium genome, one window contains:
- a CDS encoding M28 family peptidase yields the protein MDNKLSAGWRKLLEGFPWFEGEGNFPLPAYSEFMPPPRVGCSPYGEVDSSTFRSKDEYGWYIPELEEELELKPGLEHISKQIMHYIEKLGKGITEYHISGHGKQNLIDNPYWPPELAEQAGKLEHERFVAFLSLALSRTQDDKGRVRWTLFGGSEQGPENTFWKSFYTSPTNEIAEKESLSFIASILKDAYSEIVDDWAMLKNAGFRILPSDSSTPLPKWTGDFIVNNQSSYDEVRYLLTFLPFSNLPDAVKQLYFSGRLALLPFPGSLVFWGMPTYRNLRYELPMAMQIPLLKLVSRHSGHGGLRVPQSGWLHEPRPGNHNDIQHDLVNNTYHRTHRWQRVHVHEDELLSHPRVANLNKVLFSTELDSMGLYDKPMVKNCQIWTRDFKLLIDGPKANAHAIAKAEITLGKGGLFGYRFIFPAMRVGKHEVYWHRPVVAYNLQETGETKILSESLLGYMVAYDTNSTDIANPIELWPRLLRRKTHLTAIHDINCKHDHYHHQTAFNIINLLDHSEKLDCKPLPYDFARHLIRYGKHASLDQWIADLPNHAKDPETGKFLKDAVEKVIEPVVKARALPYALTYEQTAKREFEEAWWIDIYYLAHGKFINKDNADCIHDEVTIKQSPHHHRDLEQLGDYLISRHREAIRKEGMEGKAFCGELPFGWKTDFAFDVFGGWKRNHEGHTYERNILVVIPGKNRKEAVVMGDHYDTAYMEDIYDKDRGGTGARISANGADDNYSATSTLLQAASIFLKMSKQNKLERDIWLIHLTGEEFPSDCMGARNFCKAIIEKTLKLHLDKDNTIDLSETKIVGAFVMDMIGHNRDNAKDIFQISPGKSLQSLKIAQQAHIANMIWNVSTHDWNRNPQRLNSTRGKRSTDDKTMPEIARHLPLNGEVRTKFDPFSSIYNTDGQIFSDLGLPIVLFMENYDLHRTGYHDTKDTMDNIDLDYGAALAAICIETVARVAVNE from the coding sequence ATGGATAATAAACTTTCTGCTGGTTGGAGGAAACTTCTTGAGGGTTTCCCGTGGTTTGAGGGTGAGGGTAATTTTCCATTACCTGCTTATTCAGAGTTTATGCCGCCTCCAAGGGTGGGATGTAGTCCGTACGGAGAGGTTGACTCATCAACTTTTAGGAGTAAAGATGAGTATGGTTGGTATATCCCTGAACTGGAGGAGGAGCTTGAGCTCAAGCCCGGGCTAGAGCATATCTCAAAGCAGATAATGCACTACATCGAAAAGTTGGGAAAGGGAATCACAGAATATCATATATCTGGGCACGGCAAACAAAATCTTATCGATAATCCTTACTGGCCTCCAGAGCTTGCAGAACAAGCTGGTAAATTGGAGCATGAACGGTTTGTTGCGTTTCTAAGCCTTGCACTCTCCCGCACACAGGACGATAAGGGGCGTGTTCGTTGGACACTTTTTGGGGGTAGCGAGCAAGGGCCTGAAAATACTTTCTGGAAAAGTTTCTACACCTCTCCCACCAATGAAATAGCAGAAAAGGAGTCATTATCATTTATTGCCAGCATTCTTAAGGATGCATATAGTGAAATTGTTGATGATTGGGCAATGCTAAAAAACGCAGGTTTTAGAATACTTCCAAGCGATTCATCAACCCCACTACCAAAGTGGACTGGGGATTTTATAGTAAACAACCAATCATCTTATGACGAGGTTCGTTATCTGCTAACATTCCTTCCATTCTCAAATCTTCCTGATGCTGTTAAACAGCTCTATTTCTCTGGGAGGTTAGCCCTTCTGCCATTTCCCGGGAGCCTAGTATTCTGGGGTATGCCTACATATCGCAATTTGCGATATGAGCTTCCAATGGCAATGCAAATTCCATTGCTTAAATTGGTGTCGAGGCATAGCGGGCATGGTGGGCTGCGTGTACCCCAATCGGGATGGCTGCATGAACCTCGCCCAGGGAATCATAACGATATCCAGCACGATTTGGTAAATAACACCTACCATCGTACGCATCGCTGGCAACGTGTTCATGTACATGAGGATGAACTCCTATCCCACCCTCGAGTGGCAAATCTCAATAAAGTACTTTTTAGCACTGAGCTGGATTCAATGGGTTTGTACGATAAGCCAATGGTAAAGAATTGCCAGATTTGGACTCGGGATTTCAAACTACTTATCGATGGACCAAAAGCAAACGCACACGCAATAGCTAAAGCAGAAATCACGCTTGGAAAAGGAGGGCTTTTCGGCTACCGATTTATATTTCCAGCAATGCGTGTTGGAAAACATGAGGTTTACTGGCATCGTCCAGTGGTTGCTTACAATTTGCAGGAAACTGGCGAAACCAAAATTCTTTCGGAATCACTGCTGGGTTACATGGTTGCCTACGATACTAATTCGACCGATATAGCCAACCCCATTGAACTATGGCCTAGGTTACTGCGGAGGAAAACACACCTAACGGCAATTCATGATATCAACTGTAAACACGATCATTACCACCACCAAACGGCTTTTAATATTATCAACCTACTTGATCATTCCGAAAAACTTGATTGTAAGCCCCTTCCCTACGATTTTGCACGACATCTAATTAGATACGGTAAACATGCATCGTTGGATCAATGGATAGCAGATCTTCCAAATCATGCTAAAGACCCTGAAACTGGGAAATTCCTAAAAGACGCGGTTGAAAAGGTGATTGAGCCTGTGGTCAAAGCACGGGCACTTCCGTACGCATTAACCTACGAACAAACCGCTAAACGGGAGTTTGAGGAGGCTTGGTGGATCGATATCTACTACCTTGCTCATGGAAAATTTATTAATAAAGATAATGCCGATTGCATTCACGATGAGGTTACTATAAAGCAATCACCTCATCATCACAGGGATTTGGAACAATTGGGTGATTATCTAATTTCGCGCCATCGCGAAGCGATTCGTAAAGAGGGCATGGAGGGCAAGGCATTCTGCGGAGAGCTGCCATTCGGTTGGAAAACCGATTTTGCTTTTGATGTTTTCGGAGGATGGAAGCGAAACCACGAAGGGCATACCTACGAAAGGAATATCCTTGTGGTTATCCCGGGAAAAAATCGCAAGGAGGCCGTTGTTATGGGCGACCATTACGATACTGCCTATATGGAGGATATTTACGATAAAGATCGAGGTGGTACTGGTGCAAGAATTTCAGCAAATGGTGCAGACGATAACTATTCGGCTACATCTACTCTACTTCAAGCGGCATCAATATTTCTGAAGATGTCGAAGCAAAATAAGTTGGAAAGGGATATTTGGCTGATTCATCTTACTGGTGAGGAGTTCCCATCCGATTGTATGGGAGCACGCAACTTTTGCAAAGCGATAATTGAAAAGACGTTGAAACTCCATCTTGATAAGGATAATACAATCGACCTGTCGGAAACTAAGATTGTGGGTGCTTTTGTAATGGATATGATTGGTCATAATAGGGATAACGCTAAAGATATCTTCCAGATATCGCCGGGTAAAAGTTTACAATCGCTTAAAATTGCCCAGCAAGCGCATATCGCCAATATGATTTGGAATGTTAGCACCCACGATTGGAACAGGAATCCTCAAAGGCTAAACTCAACAAGGGGAAAACGCTCCACCGATGACAAAACCATGCCCGAAATTGCACGGCATCTGCCGCTAAACGGCGAAGTGCGAACCAAGTTCGATCCATTCAGTTCCATCTACAACACCGATGGGCAGATATTTTCGGATCTTGGTTTGCCCATAGTCCTCTTTATGGAGAATTACGATTTGCATCGTACCGGCTACCACGATACTAAGGACACAATGGATAATATCGATTTGGATTACGGTGCTGCGCTAGCCGCAATCTGCATTGAAACAGTGGCAAGGGTAGCTGTTAATGAGTAG
- a CDS encoding PQQ-binding-like beta-propeller repeat protein, giving the protein MKLKITFQVALFSLTLLSLQLAAQDSTDTWPNWRGSNVDGVSPNGTPPTEWSETKNIKWKTPIPGKGIGTPVVWGNQIFITTAIELDKKATEEAIKRLKKTSPTFVKLFGMSGTIENFLQFVVYSINRSNGEIIWKKVVREQYPHEGINNNGSWASASCATDGEHVIAFLGSYGIYCFNMDGNLIWEKDFGDMQIENAFGEGTSPVLYKDKLIIVWDHEGQSKIYVLNKKTGEEIWQKNRDEKTTWATPIVVEFEGKAQIIVPSNNKSIGYDLETGDVIWKINGLREDIIPCPVFDGERAFLMTKLGIQAINLEVAKDNLEHSNAVIWTKDKNSSYVPSPLLKNEKLYYLKGSCAQLSCVDAKNGEIYYAALKLEGLAGVYASPVWANGNIYIIDRRGTCSVIKDGAEFKVIAKNKLDDNFDASPAIVGNELLLRGFKSLYCISK; this is encoded by the coding sequence ATGAAACTAAAAATTACTTTTCAGGTTGCGCTATTTTCACTAACGCTTTTAAGTCTGCAATTAGCTGCTCAAGATAGTACTGATACTTGGCCAAATTGGCGTGGATCAAATGTTGATGGTGTTTCGCCGAATGGAACACCACCAACGGAATGGAGTGAAACAAAAAACATTAAATGGAAAACGCCAATTCCAGGTAAAGGTATTGGAACGCCTGTGGTTTGGGGAAACCAAATTTTTATTACTACAGCTATTGAACTTGATAAAAAAGCAACAGAAGAGGCAATTAAAAGGCTAAAAAAAACGAGCCCTACTTTTGTAAAGTTATTCGGTATGTCAGGGACAATTGAGAATTTTTTACAATTTGTAGTTTACTCAATTAATCGAAGTAATGGTGAAATTATTTGGAAAAAAGTTGTGCGTGAACAATACCCTCATGAAGGCATAAATAATAATGGCAGTTGGGCATCAGCATCATGCGCAACCGATGGGGAACATGTGATTGCATTTTTAGGTTCGTATGGAATTTATTGTTTTAACATGGATGGAAACTTGATTTGGGAAAAAGATTTTGGCGATATGCAAATTGAAAACGCTTTTGGCGAAGGAACATCACCAGTTCTTTATAAAGACAAATTAATCATTGTTTGGGATCATGAGGGACAATCAAAAATATATGTTTTAAATAAAAAAACAGGTGAAGAAATCTGGCAAAAGAATCGGGATGAAAAAACAACATGGGCAACTCCTATAGTTGTTGAATTTGAAGGTAAAGCACAAATAATAGTACCTAGCAACAATAAATCGATAGGATATGATCTCGAGACCGGTGATGTAATTTGGAAAATCAATGGATTAAGGGAGGATATAATTCCTTGTCCTGTATTTGATGGAGAAAGAGCCTTTTTAATGACTAAACTAGGTATTCAGGCAATTAACTTAGAAGTTGCAAAAGATAATTTAGAACATTCAAATGCTGTTATCTGGACTAAAGATAAAAACTCATCCTATGTTCCCTCTCCTTTATTAAAGAATGAAAAACTATATTATCTAAAGGGAAGCTGCGCACAATTAAGTTGTGTTGATGCCAAAAATGGAGAAATCTATTATGCCGCTTTAAAACTAGAAGGATTGGCTGGTGTATATGCCTCACCAGTTTGGGCAAATGGGAATATTTATATAATTGACAGACGGGGAACATGCTCAGTAATTAAAGATGGAGCTGAGTTTAAAGTCATTGCCAAAAATAAACTTGACGATAATTTTGACGCATCTCCAGCAATTGTGGGGAATGAACTGCTACTAAGAGGATTTAAAAGTTTATATTGTATTTCTAAATAA
- the def gene encoding peptide deformylase: MILPIVSYGQSVLRKKCEEIDQNHPNLNNLIEDMWETLYPADGSGLAAPQVGHLIKLFIVDSKEVFDRMDTEERAELFAGDEGIKETFINARIIKYSDDLWIENEGCLSIPTLSEEVERSWAIEIEYFNKDFQKQTKIYSGTTARIIQHEYDHTEGKLYIDYVNPLKKKLINSKLIKISKGEIKTKYKMK; encoded by the coding sequence ATGATTCTGCCGATTGTATCATACGGACAAAGTGTTCTTAGAAAAAAATGTGAAGAGATAGACCAAAACCACCCAAACCTGAACAACCTCATAGAGGATATGTGGGAAACGTTATACCCTGCTGATGGTAGTGGGCTTGCTGCACCACAGGTCGGTCATCTGATAAAACTATTTATCGTTGATAGTAAGGAGGTATTTGATAGAATGGACACGGAGGAAAGAGCTGAACTTTTTGCAGGAGACGAAGGTATTAAGGAAACATTTATAAATGCAAGAATTATTAAGTATTCTGATGACTTATGGATTGAGAATGAAGGATGCCTGAGCATCCCAACCTTATCTGAGGAAGTAGAAAGATCATGGGCAATTGAAATTGAATATTTCAATAAGGATTTTCAGAAACAGACAAAAATTTATTCAGGAACTACAGCAAGGATAATTCAGCACGAATACGACCATACTGAGGGTAAATTATATATAGATTATGTAAATCCATTAAAAAAAAAATTGATTAATAGCAAACTGATTAAGATTTCTAAAGGAGAGATAAAAACCAAGTATAAAATGAAATAA
- a CDS encoding caspase family protein, whose product MKKTAILLIVTLLSANVFSQSEEFVYTNSPYGYNVEIKFPTKPILSGNVNSLSDPPVATLNLQVEGGLNYQILIQKKVALLNWVNTFKRLGGVVKSKYEIGRLKVTEMEIQRQGVCYKYKIVLYGDAYILAYVSSQSYAQDKDVFPFFNSLKVNGQLVQNPNTDNSKFKTYAINYSSKAKTDTITKIVYVNSNSKSSYQYEKLSNVDKNIPKSTTSNPYRFALVIGNEDYSSHQVDLKSESNVDYARNDASAFKDYCINTLGIPEKNITFLLDATVGQINQGIDKLKLLSKACNGKSQLIVFYAGHGLPDENTKEPYLIPVDVNGANVTSGIKLQDLYSSLTMFPSERITVYLDACFTGGGRNAGLIASRGVKVKPKEGVLAGNIVVFSSSSGEQSSLPFADEKHGMFTYYLLKKLQETEGDVTYSELFESLNEKISIESLLVNSKEQNPVINTSQDVAETWKQWRLK is encoded by the coding sequence ATGAAAAAAACTGCTATTTTATTGATAGTGACATTATTGTCAGCAAACGTTTTTTCTCAAAGTGAAGAATTCGTTTATACAAACTCACCATATGGATACAATGTTGAGATTAAATTTCCAACTAAACCAATTCTTAGTGGGAATGTAAATTCTCTTTCCGACCCCCCAGTTGCAACGTTAAATCTTCAAGTAGAAGGGGGTTTAAATTATCAGATATTAATTCAGAAAAAAGTTGCTCTCTTGAATTGGGTAAATACTTTTAAAAGACTTGGTGGAGTAGTTAAAAGCAAATATGAAATAGGCAGACTAAAGGTAACGGAAATGGAGATTCAACGTCAAGGTGTTTGCTATAAGTATAAAATAGTCTTATATGGCGATGCCTACATTCTGGCATACGTCTCTAGCCAGTCATATGCTCAGGATAAAGACGTGTTTCCATTTTTTAATTCCCTAAAGGTGAATGGGCAATTAGTTCAAAATCCCAATACTGACAATAGTAAATTTAAAACCTATGCCATTAATTATTCCTCTAAGGCTAAAACCGATACAATTACAAAAATTGTATACGTTAATTCCAACTCAAAAAGTAGTTATCAATATGAAAAGTTATCGAATGTAGATAAAAATATACCCAAAAGCACTACATCAAACCCTTACCGTTTCGCTTTAGTTATAGGCAATGAGGATTATAGTTCTCATCAGGTAGATTTAAAGAGCGAAAGCAATGTTGATTATGCAAGAAATGATGCTTCGGCATTTAAAGATTACTGTATAAATACTCTAGGCATACCAGAGAAGAATATTACCTTTTTACTTGATGCTACTGTTGGGCAGATTAATCAGGGCATTGATAAGCTTAAACTACTTTCAAAAGCGTGTAATGGAAAATCCCAATTAATTGTATTTTATGCTGGACATGGGCTCCCTGATGAAAATACGAAAGAACCCTATTTAATCCCCGTTGATGTGAATGGTGCAAATGTTACATCAGGAATTAAATTACAGGATTTATACTCAAGTCTCACAATGTTTCCATCGGAGCGCATCACGGTTTATTTAGATGCATGTTTTACGGGAGGGGGCAGAAATGCTGGTTTAATTGCAAGTCGTGGTGTAAAGGTTAAACCGAAAGAGGGTGTCCTTGCTGGAAATATCGTTGTATTCTCATCAAGTAGTGGAGAGCAATCATCACTTCCCTTTGCTGATGAAAAGCATGGTATGTTCACCTATTATTTACTAAAAAAACTACAAGAGACTGAAGGGGATGTAACCTACTCAGAACTATTTGAATCCTTAAATGAAAAAATATCCATTGAAAGTTTACTTGTAAACTCCAAAGAGCAAAACCCTGTAATTAATACCAGCCAAGATGTGGCTGAAACATGGAAGCAGTGGAGATTAAAATAA
- a CDS encoding glyoxalase, whose amino-acid sequence MESVSPNIFVKDIKETIAFYEILGFKVNAAVPDEENPIFVLMTCGSTTFMFQTFASLGNDLPQIKRQDGGSLLLYIQLKSIRAFYEKIKDKVTILKGLEKTFYGATEFSIIDNNNYILTFAEDEK is encoded by the coding sequence ATGGAAAGTGTATCACCAAACATCTTTGTAAAGGACATTAAAGAGACAATCGCATTTTATGAGATACTAGGATTCAAAGTAAATGCAGCCGTTCCCGATGAGGAAAATCCAATATTTGTTTTAATGACCTGCGGTAGCACAACATTCATGTTCCAAACCTTTGCCAGTCTTGGCAACGATTTGCCTCAAATCAAAAGACAAGATGGTGGTTCCCTTTTACTATACATTCAACTAAAAAGCATCAGAGCATTCTATGAGAAAATAAAGGACAAAGTCACCATTTTAAAAGGACTTGAAAAGACATTCTACGGTGCAACCGAATTTTCAATTATCGACAATAATAACTACATACTTACCTTTGCTGAGGATGAGAAGTAG
- a CDS encoding helix-turn-helix domain-containing protein, whose translation MSQRLRIFLFIIINSIFYTVQGQVTFIIESLPSTTLEEDSIFICGSFNNWNTHDEKYLLHPQLNGNYSITLPADTGTIQFKFLRNGNWMKVETSERNENLPNRVFTYGNGKTVYVKILNWQDLGGVKHFNYLILFLFAAAFYGLTLLFLVYRIQKCNRSKFITFLISNIILLITLLGSVMYNITNLIWQSHIAMLGYVLFFTWGPTLFIYINTLRLHKPPKKIFIHYIPVLFIVLFVVLRYINFKPLMFLSKEINLHLTLGSTIVMLLGIGVNIYYHACAVKYLQLNQQTNEDKTPKEVQLINIIFLTSIIALLFLCINILRLTTGLSLGIQIKFEIVLIILSFIIFVEFFYYWKFPEILRDKVVQHPINDASNLITQLTELMKTSKPFKNPELNIAELSDLLNTKPHILSKMINEHYNKNFRDFINEYRVKEFIAMSISEEYKNYTFLALAYEVGFNSKSTFNLVFKKNTGLSPRNYMKQKFNIIKDK comes from the coding sequence ATGAGTCAGAGATTACGCATTTTTTTGTTTATTATTATCAACTCGATATTTTATACGGTTCAAGGACAGGTCACTTTTATTATAGAATCGCTCCCTAGTACAACCCTCGAAGAGGACAGCATATTTATTTGTGGGTCTTTTAATAATTGGAATACTCACGATGAGAAATATTTACTGCATCCACAGCTAAATGGAAATTACTCTATTACCCTTCCTGCTGATACCGGAACTATCCAATTTAAATTTTTAAGAAACGGGAATTGGATGAAGGTAGAAACCAGCGAACGAAATGAAAACTTACCTAATCGTGTATTTACCTATGGCAATGGAAAAACAGTTTATGTGAAAATATTAAACTGGCAGGACCTTGGTGGAGTCAAGCATTTTAATTACTTAATACTATTTCTGTTCGCCGCAGCTTTCTATGGCTTAACATTATTATTTTTGGTATATCGAATCCAAAAATGCAACAGATCAAAATTCATTACTTTTTTAATATCAAACATTATTCTTCTAATTACACTTCTAGGTAGTGTAATGTATAATATAACAAACCTAATTTGGCAGTCGCACATTGCCATGTTGGGTTACGTGCTATTCTTTACTTGGGGTCCAACATTATTCATCTACATAAACACATTACGTTTACATAAACCGCCAAAAAAAATCTTTATTCATTATATCCCTGTACTCTTTATTGTTTTGTTCGTCGTATTAAGGTATATAAATTTTAAACCCTTAATGTTTCTATCAAAAGAAATAAATCTTCATCTAACTTTAGGGAGCACCATTGTGATGTTATTGGGGATTGGTGTAAATATTTATTACCATGCTTGTGCAGTAAAGTATTTACAATTAAACCAACAAACTAATGAGGATAAAACACCAAAAGAAGTTCAATTAATCAATATCATCTTTTTGACAAGCATCATTGCTCTTCTTTTTTTATGCATAAACATTCTACGCCTTACAACGGGTCTTTCATTGGGAATACAAATTAAATTCGAAATAGTTTTGATTATCCTTTCGTTTATCATTTTTGTTGAATTTTTTTATTACTGGAAATTTCCAGAAATACTTCGCGATAAGGTAGTACAACATCCAATTAACGATGCTAGCAATTTAATAACCCAGCTAACTGAGCTGATGAAAACATCAAAACCATTTAAAAATCCCGAACTTAATATTGCAGAACTATCAGACTTACTAAATACGAAGCCTCATATTCTATCAAAAATGATTAACGAACATTACAATAAAAATTTCAGAGATTTTATAAACGAATATCGTGTTAAGGAATTCATCGCCATGTCAATTTCCGAGGAATATAAAAACTATACCTTCCTCGCTTTAGCCTACGAAGTTGGTTTTAACTCAAAATCGACCTTTAATTTGGTTTTTAAAAAAAACACAGGGCTTTCACCTCGCAACTACATGAAGCAAAAATTCAATATAATCAAAGATAAATAA
- a CDS encoding T9SS type A sorting domain-containing protein: MKKNNFITLKKIFSAWVIVLLTSIVSIAQNDVMMQAFYWNVPVNETTKNGTWYTNLTGKMTELKNAGFTSLWSPPPSKGNWGIIDVGYGIYDQYDLGAYNQKGSTETRYGSKAELLSFLSAAHASPRIDVYADIVLNHTYGNFGDASGIQNEEANAGLKAYVRAERLLPYQTSDIKWVIPNAAAGDYYIQIKGYNLDWAGVLGERGYNLNVNWLGSAETDPSEWEAEPNNGGGNFNTITVSGRTKRAHADYSGDIDEYKITLTATKTIVIKLTAMREASNPWAWAWADQTRGYYPVNVWYNSTNLALTTLEARTPTKTTYVTHTGAGEANFQWGWADYHPVDAADWLGGDDGTDNIIPNQRWFGNDFNTYSATVQSRMNAWGTWLTNTIGFDGYRLDFVRGFQIPYVASWINNLPKIGGTTQRWIVGEYWTENRMRLKQWVDGNASSGATVNIFDFPLRAKLHDMCNGNGGNFDMRWLDHSGMVRADDGYAVPGTKVCTFLDNHDNAKNSGQWVTKDWKIGYAYILTHEGRPCVFYNHFYAVAEQDWENSNPTNQVTPPTALKDDIKKLMFARKTYLGGGLTVLSADGNPYPSADAYNVYVARRAGNGTKSGAIVVINNNDSQTKGLWVNNYTSGWTNWANLWLKNAFTGTRVQVQADGRVWVEAPARGYSVYVLETEYVTYVPSAVAKFQNTTLPENNEIDMSVSPNPSNGNVNINVTLPEELSAEICVYNSAGQLVAKVFKGQLFTGKQSIQYNTSDLKPGLYLCKLVAKNQVKVVKLLVK, encoded by the coding sequence ATGAAAAAAAACAATTTTATCACCCTTAAAAAGATTTTCTCTGCATGGGTTATTGTACTATTAACATCAATTGTAAGTATTGCGCAGAATGATGTTATGATGCAGGCTTTTTATTGGAATGTTCCTGTTAATGAAACCACTAAAAATGGAACATGGTATACGAATTTAACAGGGAAAATGACCGAATTAAAAAATGCAGGGTTTACCTCGTTATGGTCTCCTCCACCTTCCAAAGGTAATTGGGGTATCATTGATGTAGGTTACGGTATTTATGATCAATATGATTTAGGTGCATATAACCAAAAGGGTTCTACAGAAACTCGTTATGGAAGTAAAGCGGAATTATTGAGTTTTCTTTCTGCAGCACATGCATCACCCAGAATAGATGTATATGCCGATATCGTTTTAAACCATACCTACGGCAATTTTGGTGATGCTAGCGGAATTCAGAATGAAGAGGCAAACGCTGGACTCAAAGCGTATGTGAGAGCAGAACGTCTTCTCCCTTACCAAACAAGCGATATTAAATGGGTTATACCTAATGCTGCAGCCGGTGATTATTATATCCAGATTAAAGGCTATAATCTCGACTGGGCAGGTGTTTTAGGTGAAAGAGGTTACAATTTAAATGTAAACTGGCTAGGTTCAGCTGAAACTGATCCAAGTGAATGGGAAGCCGAACCCAACAATGGTGGTGGTAATTTCAACACTATTACTGTAAGCGGAAGAACTAAAAGGGCTCATGCTGACTATAGTGGAGATATTGATGAGTACAAAATCACTTTAACTGCTACTAAAACTATAGTTATTAAACTTACTGCAATGAGAGAAGCCTCAAACCCTTGGGCATGGGCATGGGCAGATCAAACAAGAGGTTATTACCCAGTAAATGTATGGTATAATAGTACTAACCTAGCTCTTACCACTTTAGAAGCACGCACTCCAACCAAAACAACCTATGTAACCCATACTGGTGCTGGTGAAGCAAATTTCCAGTGGGGTTGGGCTGATTATCATCCAGTTGATGCTGCCGATTGGTTAGGCGGTGATGATGGTACCGATAATATTATTCCAAATCAAAGATGGTTCGGTAATGACTTTAATACATATAGCGCTACCGTTCAAAGCAGGATGAATGCTTGGGGAACATGGTTAACCAACACAATTGGCTTCGATGGTTATCGTTTAGATTTTGTTAGAGGATTCCAAATACCATACGTTGCAAGTTGGATTAATAACCTACCTAAAATAGGTGGAACTACCCAAAGATGGATAGTTGGTGAATACTGGACAGAAAACAGGATGAGATTAAAACAATGGGTAGATGGTAATGCATCATCAGGAGCCACTGTTAATATATTCGATTTCCCTTTAAGAGCCAAACTTCACGATATGTGTAATGGTAACGGTGGCAATTTTGATATGAGATGGCTTGATCATTCAGGAATGGTTAGAGCCGATGATGGTTATGCCGTACCAGGAACTAAAGTTTGTACATTCCTAGACAACCACGATAATGCTAAAAATTCTGGGCAATGGGTAACAAAAGATTGGAAAATTGGATATGCATATATCCTAACCCACGAAGGTCGTCCATGCGTATTCTACAACCATTTCTACGCTGTTGCAGAACAAGATTGGGAAAATAGCAATCCTACCAACCAAGTAACTCCTCCTACCGCTTTAAAGGATGATATCAAAAAGTTAATGTTTGCCCGTAAAACCTATTTGGGTGGTGGATTAACAGTACTATCCGCTGATGGTAACCCCTACCCTTCTGCCGATGCATATAATGTTTATGTTGCCCGCAGAGCTGGTAATGGAACAAAGAGCGGAGCAATTGTTGTTATAAACAACAACGATAGCCAAACAAAAGGGCTATGGGTAAACAATTACACATCAGGATGGACAAATTGGGCTAATTTATGGCTAAAGAATGCTTTTACTGGTACACGTGTACAAGTTCAAGCCGACGGACGTGTTTGGGTTGAAGCACCTGCCCGTGGATATTCCGTTTATGTTTTAGAAACCGAATATGTTACATACGTTCCTTCTGCAGTTGCTAAATTCCAAAACACAACATTACCAGAAAACAATGAAATTGATATGTCTGTTTCACCAAATCCATCAAATGGTAATGTCAATATAAATGTAACACTGCCCGAAGAACTTAGCGCTGAAATATGCGTTTACAATTCTGCAGGTCAATTAGTGGCTAAGGTATTTAAAGGTCAACTATTTACTGGAAAACAATCAATACAGTATAATACAAGCGATTTAAAACCTGGACTTTACCTATGCAAACTTGTTGCAAAAAATCAGGTAAAAGTTGTAAAACTACTAGTGAAATAA